Proteins encoded within one genomic window of Verrucomicrobiota bacterium:
- the hrpB gene encoding ATP-dependent helicase HrpB → MLPEPNNSPSFERSNIIRRTDLPIEELREGIISELTRGNRVIVEAPTGSGKSTQIPQMLLDAGILGSGRAVILQPRRLAARMLAARVAHERNGRVGDEVGYRIRLDDASSSATRLLFVTEGILVRQMLGDPDLHGVSALLFDEFHERHLYSDISLAQALELQATRRPDLKIIVMSATLDTSALAEYLQPCAVLRSGGRTHPVDIEYLTRDPGEEKPWDLAAEAAESMLKKTTGNLLVFMPGTYEISRTISTLRVRLPATIAALPLHGELTPADQDAAVSSGGSRKVIVATNVAETSLTIDGVTGVIDSGLARIASFDPRRGINTLLIEKISRASADQRAGRAGRTAPGVCLRLWTERDHARRIPREAPEIHRVDLSEVLLTLKAAGFASMDAIRWLDAPKDQALTRAETLLRDLGALDHDGEITPMGRRMLAFPTHPRYARMLLAAQEYGCVRAVALMAALTQSRPLLLRTDRKTEEERQDLFGGGGSDFLVMARAFRWAEKNDFRADRCRQLAVHGDAARQTAKIFEQFLRLAENQGLDVDAPAAPDEALARCILAGFADQVARRRGAGTNLCDIVHGRRGLLSKESAAAESRLVVAAEISEIGQGSGDVRVQLSMVTSIDEQMLRDLFPNEFIDRNDYFFDTSTNRVVKRTEKVFRDLVLESVHRDAQPCEEASSVLAAALAEGDLPLPTWKEETEEWMQRVQWLAHHHPDLELPTFDETERQLALEEWCRGAVGYREVKDKPALPALQSLLTPGQRSALERLAPDRHELPGGRKARLLYKATGQVTMSALIQDLYGVTSAPKLAGGKAEVTIEILAPNRRPIQITKDLNSFWKETYPKIKPELSRRYPKHKWL, encoded by the coding sequence ATGTTGCCAGAACCGAACAACTCCCCCTCATTCGAGAGGAGCAATATTATCCGCCGCACCGACCTGCCGATCGAGGAACTGCGCGAAGGAATCATCTCCGAACTGACCCGTGGCAACCGCGTGATCGTGGAAGCTCCCACGGGTTCGGGAAAATCGACCCAGATACCCCAGATGCTGCTCGATGCGGGGATTTTGGGCTCTGGTCGCGCTGTGATCCTTCAGCCAAGAAGGCTTGCCGCTCGCATGCTTGCCGCCCGTGTCGCCCATGAACGCAATGGTCGTGTCGGCGACGAGGTCGGTTACCGCATCAGGCTGGATGATGCCTCGAGCTCCGCAACACGACTCCTCTTTGTCACAGAGGGTATTCTCGTCCGACAGATGCTGGGTGATCCCGATCTGCACGGGGTGAGCGCCCTTCTCTTTGACGAGTTCCATGAGAGGCACCTCTACAGTGACATCTCGCTGGCTCAGGCGCTGGAGCTCCAGGCGACTCGGCGACCCGATCTGAAGATCATCGTCATGTCGGCGACCTTGGATACCTCCGCGCTGGCCGAATATCTGCAACCCTGCGCTGTGCTCCGCTCCGGGGGACGGACCCATCCCGTCGATATCGAATACCTCACCCGGGATCCCGGAGAGGAGAAGCCTTGGGATCTCGCCGCCGAGGCTGCCGAGAGCATGCTGAAGAAGACCACCGGCAACCTCCTAGTCTTCATGCCGGGCACCTATGAGATCTCGCGGACCATCTCGACGCTGAGGGTACGGCTGCCAGCAACGATTGCCGCCCTGCCCCTTCACGGGGAACTCACTCCCGCCGACCAGGATGCGGCGGTCTCGTCGGGCGGCAGCCGCAAGGTGATCGTGGCGACCAACGTGGCGGAAACCTCCCTGACCATCGATGGGGTCACCGGCGTCATCGACAGCGGCCTGGCCCGTATCGCGAGTTTCGATCCCCGGCGCGGCATCAATACACTCCTGATCGAGAAGATCAGTCGCGCCTCGGCCGATCAGCGTGCGGGCCGGGCAGGACGCACAGCACCCGGGGTCTGTCTCCGTCTCTGGACCGAGCGTGACCATGCGCGGCGCATACCCCGCGAGGCTCCGGAGATCCATCGCGTCGACCTGAGTGAGGTTCTCCTCACGCTCAAGGCCGCTGGATTCGCTTCCATGGATGCCATCCGCTGGCTGGATGCTCCCAAGGATCAAGCACTGACCCGAGCTGAAACACTCCTGCGTGATCTCGGGGCACTCGATCACGACGGAGAAATCACTCCGATGGGACGCCGGATGCTGGCCTTCCCCACGCATCCCAGATATGCCCGCATGCTTTTGGCGGCCCAAGAGTACGGCTGTGTCCGCGCCGTGGCCCTGATGGCGGCCTTGACCCAGTCGCGCCCGTTGTTACTCCGCACAGACCGCAAGACGGAAGAGGAGCGTCAAGATCTCTTCGGCGGTGGAGGCTCCGACTTCCTGGTAATGGCCCGTGCCTTCCGCTGGGCTGAGAAGAATGATTTTCGCGCAGACCGCTGCCGCCAACTCGCCGTCCATGGCGATGCCGCGCGGCAGACGGCCAAGATCTTCGAGCAGTTCCTTCGACTTGCAGAGAATCAAGGACTTGATGTCGACGCCCCAGCCGCCCCTGACGAGGCATTGGCCCGCTGTATTCTGGCCGGTTTCGCCGACCAGGTCGCCCGTCGGCGAGGCGCTGGTACAAATCTCTGCGACATCGTCCATGGACGCCGAGGACTGCTTAGCAAGGAGAGTGCCGCAGCAGAAAGCCGGCTTGTCGTTGCCGCTGAAATCAGCGAGATCGGCCAGGGAAGCGGCGATGTCCGTGTCCAGCTCTCGATGGTGACCTCCATCGACGAGCAGATGCTGAGGGATCTCTTCCCGAACGAATTCATAGACAGGAACGACTACTTCTTCGACACATCCACCAACCGTGTCGTGAAGCGCACCGAGAAAGTCTTCCGCGATCTCGTGCTGGAGTCTGTCCATCGCGATGCCCAGCCATGCGAGGAAGCCTCCAGCGTCTTGGCTGCCGCTCTGGCCGAGGGGGATCTTCCCCTCCCCACGTGGAAGGAAGAGACCGAAGAGTGGATGCAGCGGGTGCAATGGCTGGCCCACCACCACCCGGACCTCGAACTCCCGACATTCGATGAGACAGAACGCCAACTCGCTCTTGAGGAGTGGTGCAGGGGAGCCGTGGGCTACCGTGAAGTGAAAGATAAACCGGCTCTCCCAGCTCTCCAGTCGCTGCTGACTCCAGGCCAGCGCTCCGCCCTTGAACGCCTCGCTCCCGACCGCCATGAGCTGCCCGGAGGGCGCAAGGCACGACTACTCTACAAAGCAACCGGTCAGGTCACCATGAGCGCCCTGATCCAGGATCTCTACGGCGTGACCTCAGCTCCGAAACTCGCGGGAGGGAAAGCCGAAGTGACGATCGAAATCTTGGCCCCCAATCGCCGTCCCATTCAGATTACCAAAGATCTCAACTCCTTCTGGAAAGAGACCTATCCGAAGATCAAGCCGGAGCTTTCACGCCGCTACCCCAAGCATAAGTGGCTGTAA
- a CDS encoding acetolactate synthase — MSSPSPATKETVTGVPVKHFSIFLHNKVGALLEVVKFFEQKGVIVLAFSIVDSAESAIARMIVSDPVLVGKLLHERDIAYVETTVLVVELAEGAADLGRVLNCLLMAEVNLLFSYPLLVRPRGKALLVLHVDDNECASTVLQGEGYQILTQGDLSR; from the coding sequence ATGTCCTCGCCCTCACCAGCCACCAAGGAAACCGTCACGGGAGTTCCCGTGAAGCACTTCTCGATATTCCTTCACAACAAGGTGGGGGCCCTTCTTGAGGTGGTGAAGTTCTTCGAGCAGAAGGGAGTCATTGTTTTGGCCTTCAGCATTGTGGATTCCGCCGAGTCCGCCATTGCCCGCATGATCGTCAGCGATCCCGTGCTGGTGGGTAAGTTGTTGCATGAGCGGGATATTGCCTATGTCGAGACCACTGTGCTGGTCGTGGAACTGGCCGAGGGAGCCGCGGATCTGGGGCGTGTGCTGAATTGTTTGCTGATGGCCGAAGTGAATCTCCTCTTCAGCTATCCCCTGCTTGTGCGCCCCCGCGGCAAGGCCCTGCTGGTCCTCCATGTGGATGACAACGAATGCGCATCGACCGTCCTGCAAGGGGAGGGGTATCAGATCCTGACTCAGGGAGATCTTTCGCGGTAG
- a CDS encoding glycosyltransferase family 9 protein has protein sequence MWKRFIQFITESTFRVLAAIFPPTRGDLPKDPKLILIFSTTGIGDALFDTAAIRSLRISYPQARIVVCAHRKRMTVARHTPDVDEVVPYGKSPFLWIGLLLRFRRQRPDLVILLRSNEEVVPLAYCINRKALFGGEWRAGNFKNLLSHSLRMPEGEHILRHGTVIAEAAGGIKQLPKMVYAPKPEDLSGIENRFQAWVQTPFLIFQTGGGRTLSWRNWPVESYVRTIRWLAEVSDLKVILTGGKDNEATAAAIEEACPWVINLCSKTTLEETAALLTRAVMLVSTDTGVMHLGIAVGCPTLALLHHSSPASGFGPTDLSDGHEVIELPRSELNPDQPKQLHGEMEKIRDEDVRAAIGRILKRRGVKISESV, from the coding sequence ATGTGGAAGCGTTTCATCCAGTTCATCACGGAATCCACATTCCGGGTGCTTGCGGCGATTTTTCCGCCGACTCGGGGCGATCTTCCCAAGGATCCCAAGCTGATCTTGATTTTCAGCACGACAGGGATCGGGGATGCCCTGTTCGACACGGCAGCCATTCGGAGCCTGAGGATCTCTTATCCCCAGGCGAGGATCGTCGTGTGCGCTCATCGCAAGAGGATGACGGTTGCCCGTCATACGCCGGACGTAGACGAGGTGGTCCCCTACGGCAAATCCCCGTTTCTTTGGATCGGATTGCTTCTGCGATTCCGACGCCAGCGACCCGACCTAGTGATTCTCTTGCGGAGCAATGAGGAGGTTGTTCCGCTTGCCTATTGCATCAACCGGAAGGCCCTGTTCGGTGGCGAGTGGAGGGCCGGCAATTTCAAGAACCTGCTCTCTCATTCCTTAAGGATGCCTGAAGGAGAACATATTCTCAGGCATGGGACAGTTATTGCCGAGGCCGCAGGGGGAATAAAACAATTGCCCAAGATGGTTTATGCTCCGAAACCCGAAGACCTCAGCGGGATCGAGAACAGGTTTCAGGCTTGGGTCCAGACGCCTTTTCTCATCTTCCAGACGGGTGGGGGAAGGACATTGTCATGGAGGAACTGGCCCGTGGAGTCTTATGTCCGGACCATCCGGTGGCTAGCTGAAGTCAGCGATCTCAAAGTCATCCTGACGGGGGGCAAGGATAATGAGGCCACCGCAGCAGCAATCGAGGAGGCATGCCCTTGGGTGATCAACCTGTGTAGCAAAACGACATTGGAGGAAACAGCGGCATTATTGACCCGTGCCGTCATGCTCGTAAGTACGGACACCGGCGTCATGCACCTGGGAATCGCAGTCGGGTGCCCCACGCTTGCCCTGCTGCATCATTCAAGTCCTGCGAGCGGATTTGGCCCAACGGATTTGAGCGATGGACATGAGGTGATCGAGCTCCCCCGTTCCGAGTTGAACCCAGACCAACCCAAGCAACTTCACGGGGAGATGGAGAAAATCCGAGATGAGGATGTCCGCGCGGCTATCGGGCGGATCCTGAAGCGCCGGGGAGTGAAGATTTCGGAGTCAGTCTAG
- a CDS encoding DUF6172 family protein: MKKTFPLHVPGKEAPRVLDAIKLEITKYVKRERRKTLPPEFDVWDFACKVGSDSGTATSIPLPEVPKAVESVALAGVDEVYVEIMASAGNRVKRPSSAPHHRREP; this comes from the coding sequence ATGAAAAAAACTTTTCCACTCCATGTTCCGGGCAAGGAAGCCCCGAGGGTTCTGGATGCGATCAAGCTTGAGATCACCAAGTATGTGAAGCGTGAGAGGCGAAAGACATTGCCTCCGGAGTTCGATGTCTGGGATTTCGCATGCAAGGTCGGATCCGACAGCGGGACCGCCACCTCAATCCCACTGCCTGAGGTTCCGAAGGCAGTGGAGTCTGTCGCTCTGGCGGGCGTGGATGAAGTCTATGTGGAGATCATGGCATCTGCCGGAAACCGGGTGAAGAGACCCTCTTCGGCACCTCATCATCGCCGGGAACCGTGA
- the yihA gene encoding ribosome biogenesis GTP-binding protein YihA/YsxC, which yields MKILTAAFKASSPDLASCPESALPEFALIGRSNVGKSSLINMLTRSQGLAKVSQVPGKTQLINFFTINNTWNLVDLPGYGYAKVGKKERGKFSAFVSDYLQHRPNLRGTFVLIDSRLSPQAMDLEFLNWMVGCGLPLILAFTKTDTLSKGAVQKNIETFLVSMREITEEEPTYVLSSSKDQQGRKEILNLIGDALAEKSETSA from the coding sequence GTGAAGATCCTCACCGCGGCTTTCAAGGCGAGTTCTCCCGATCTAGCATCATGCCCGGAATCAGCCCTGCCGGAATTCGCGCTGATCGGCCGCTCGAATGTCGGAAAATCGTCGCTCATCAATATGCTGACCCGCTCGCAGGGGCTGGCTAAGGTCTCGCAGGTCCCGGGCAAAACACAGCTGATCAACTTCTTCACGATCAACAACACCTGGAACCTGGTCGATCTGCCAGGCTACGGCTACGCGAAGGTCGGCAAGAAGGAGCGGGGTAAATTCAGCGCCTTCGTCTCGGACTATCTGCAACACCGCCCCAACCTCCGTGGAACCTTCGTGCTGATCGATTCCCGGCTCAGCCCCCAGGCTATGGATCTGGAATTTCTGAACTGGATGGTCGGATGTGGCCTGCCTCTGATCCTGGCCTTTACCAAGACAGACACACTCTCCAAAGGGGCAGTCCAGAAAAACATCGAGACTTTCCTGGTCAGCATGCGCGAGATCACCGAGGAGGAGCCGACCTATGTGCTGAGTTCTTCGAAGGATCAGCAGGGTCGTAAGGAAATCCTCAATCTGATCGGTGACGCACTCGCAGAAAAATCAGAAACCTCTGCATGA
- the rsgA gene encoding ribosome small subunit-dependent GTPase A, translated as MTLEDLGWNEAFAEEFSAFDGKGWEPARLIRDNKITYGALMGDGRELEVVMGGKVYHDAASDAELPAVGDWVALEVGDENNEHIIRARLSRQTCFSRKASGKRMEEQVIASNIQIVVVVTDAGPDFNLRRMERYFAIIGRSRAKAVVLVNKADLFSEEENLAAAEAIRTQNPEAEVHVTSLKKKSSLKALKAYLKPGVSITFIGSSGTGKSSVINYLLGGDYQFTDEVNESTGKGRHTTTARELMVLRGGGIIIDNPGIKEVHMWTDEATLREQFADIVELAGKCRFDNCRHGPHAGCAIRAAMAEGKMELSRLEGFLKLEEEIEKLRLSRQKRQMTLERRERQNQPSKARRYDAMRNRHLEE; from the coding sequence ATGACGCTCGAGGATCTGGGCTGGAACGAGGCCTTCGCGGAAGAGTTCTCCGCATTTGATGGAAAGGGCTGGGAACCGGCCCGTCTGATCCGCGACAATAAGATCACCTACGGCGCCCTTATGGGAGATGGCCGTGAGCTGGAAGTGGTGATGGGCGGTAAGGTCTACCATGATGCCGCCTCGGATGCGGAGCTGCCCGCCGTCGGCGACTGGGTGGCGCTCGAGGTCGGGGACGAGAACAACGAACATATCATCCGGGCAAGGCTTTCCCGGCAAACCTGCTTCTCCCGGAAAGCATCTGGGAAGCGCATGGAGGAACAGGTGATCGCCTCCAACATCCAGATCGTCGTCGTGGTTACCGATGCGGGACCCGACTTCAATCTCCGAAGGATGGAACGGTACTTCGCGATCATTGGCCGCAGTCGGGCCAAAGCGGTGGTGCTGGTCAACAAGGCCGACCTTTTCTCTGAAGAGGAGAATCTGGCGGCCGCGGAAGCCATCCGCACCCAGAATCCGGAGGCGGAAGTGCATGTCACTAGCTTAAAGAAAAAGAGCAGCCTCAAGGCGCTGAAGGCTTATCTGAAGCCGGGCGTTTCCATCACGTTTATCGGATCCAGCGGGACGGGAAAATCCTCAGTGATCAATTACCTGCTTGGTGGTGACTACCAGTTTACCGACGAGGTCAACGAAAGCACCGGAAAAGGACGGCACACCACCACGGCCCGCGAACTCATGGTGCTGCGGGGCGGCGGGATCATCATCGATAACCCCGGCATCAAGGAGGTCCACATGTGGACAGATGAGGCGACGCTCCGCGAGCAGTTTGCGGACATCGTGGAGCTGGCCGGAAAATGCCGATTCGACAACTGCCGGCACGGTCCCCACGCGGGCTGCGCGATCCGTGCGGCGATGGCAGAGGGGAAGATGGAACTCTCGCGGCTCGAGGGATTTCTCAAGCTGGAGGAGGAAATCGAAAAACTCAGGCTCAGCCGACAGAAACGCCAGATGACTCTCGAACGAAGGGAGCGCCAGAACCAACCGAGCAAAGCACGCCGGTACGACGCCATGCGTAACCGTCACTTGGAGGAGTAA